The sequence TCGTTTTTGCTTCAACATTTGATTCCAATCTGAATTGCCAGTTTCCCTAATAAGGGCTAACAAGCAGAGGGCGACCATACCCGGAGTTGATTCGTCTGCTCTTCGGACTGcgaagtttctttttatttgtCATTTCTCACAAACTTTCCAGGCGATAGACTACACGGTGCCTCACGGTAAACTTATTAGAACCATCCGAATTATGACCGACTACAAGCGGATCACTGACCCCGAAGACCAGACACCcgaaaaaatccataaaatcaaaatgctGTGCTGGTTCACCGAGTTGGTAATGCGtaatattaactttaacatcatCCGTTTAATCGGCAACGTTACCAATAGATTCACAGCGCAGTACTCATACTCGACGACATTATGGACAAGTCGAACATACGCAGAGGTAAACTTGCGTATCACAAGTCTCCAGGAGTAGGGGAAGAAGCCGTGAACGATGTTTATCTGATGGAGTTGTACTCCTTTCACGTTCTCAACAAGTAACATTTcagttgttaaatttattgtcaTATGACAGCTGTACTTATTGAAGGTACTTTCACAATCACCCCTCTTATGAAACGTTGCTGCGCGTGGGCTTAAGAAATATGTTCTTTTCCGGATTAGGTCAAGGGTACGACTCTACTTTCAGTTCCTGTAATAAGACCTACAACTTCAAACATTTCAACGCAGAAAGGTCCGTAATTTCATTTACTGAATTAGTAGAGTATATTAATTGTGTGTATGTGTTTGCACAGGTACTTTACTCTTGCAAAATACAAAACTACTTTTGGCTCTCTAACATTACCCTATGAGCTCACTCTAACCGCGGCCAATCTCTATAGTAAACAAAAGTACCAGGCAGTCCAACACATTATGGTGCAACTGGGACTGTTCTTTCAGGTTCTGGTAAGACTCGTTGATCCTCTTTCTATCAGATATTTATATTGTTGGTATAAAATATTGCTGTTGCTCTTTTTAGAACGACTTCAAGGACTTGTTTCGCAATCAAGGGGAGGTGATAAGCAGGACTGATCAACCAGCCATTGCGACTGATATATCTAAGGGGCAAGTTACGTGGTTCGCTATCAAAGTTTTAGAGCTTGGAAACGATAGGCAAAAAAGGACATTTATGAAGAATTACGGGCGGTAAGATTGTGGCAAAACTGTGTCTGCGTGTTTGTGTCAAATGTCAAGCAAATCTGTTAGAATAACTGGAACTCCTCaaatagaaaattgttttacttAGCAATGATCCAGAGAGCATTGAGGCGGTGTATAGAATCTACGAAGAAATGCATCTGGATGAGATGCTGATGGATTATGAAGAGTCCTCGTTTCTTTGGCTGCAGAACGAGATCAGGAAGATCGACAACGGTTTACCCCATGAAATTTTCCACGATTACGTCGAGACTTTGTACAAGAAGAGGCcgcaataatgaaaatttaatttttaagaattttacgTAATAAAATCAAAGACTTTACGAATCGTTTAAGTATATGCACTTACAACACGTAGAAAACGTAAATGTTCGTGCCAATGTGCGCAATCCATAAGTCAAGGAAGAAAAAGTCTTGtgaatattaactttttacaTTATCTATACATTGTAAACTTATTTACATACCTTTATGTTAAGACAATCACAATgtaagtcaaaaatatatcctgaaactaatttaatcGTGTAAACAGCATACGCTCCAGTATTACATCATTTTAAGAATTCCCCACACTCCACTTGATtataagataattttaaaatctcgtTGAAATCGGAACACTCAAATATCACTTATTATTCTTAGAGCAAAATTGTGATATACGCCATCGATTTGTGAAGACCAAATTTTTGGGGATAGAGTACATCTTGcgaaaatttttttcctaaaaagtttacctaaaacatttttaccgACGAATTTTGTCTCCACAAAGACAGTGGCGTTCATGAcgattttacacaaaaaaatattagtgaaaattgagtgctccgattttgaagatatttggTTTCTAGGTAAGCAATTGGAGTACCTGCTTCGGtactaaatattttccagatcagagcaatttgatttttttggtcaaaaattttcatgatgtatAGTCCATGATATTTTTCGGaccaaaaaattgaagttgtcTGATTCAAGATTTGACCGCGGCATATCAAAGTTATATCATACGCctactgcggaaccaaatCTCATTGAAATAGGAGGattcaatttttacttaattttataagACAAAATTGTTATGGACGCCCCTGGAATTAAGATGACCAAATTAGGCAAAATAATTGCTCCGATTTCAAAACTGAATTGTTCTTCAGGTAACTtgacgtttaatttttttatactgctaaaaaaattaacttttttctttttttttgtttgggactaagaaaaaaaatttactactAGCGCAACCAATAAACTATGTGAAGCATTAGGTGTTATAATAGTAGAATTCTATTGTAGCACAGTACTTAATATGGCTATTGATACCTAGATGACGACatgataaaattacaaaacctatatatcgaaaattatttacttcGCGTATAGATGGCGTCACGTCAACACACTTTTTGTTTGGAAATCTTTAGCTTTCGTTATTTCCACTAGGTTCAGGATGAGGTTAATGTGGTTCTAGACATGAGCAGTTTACTCGTTTTAgaattgaaaaacataaaagaattcttgaagtatttatttataaaaaaaacagcaatttagttcaaatgggtttcaatcaaaatcaaaaataaaatgctgtACAAATGCTTCTCTAACCTAGGATCTAATACATCTGGAAGTACCGCACCTAAAGGGCCTTTTTCTACCTACAATAGGGgcaataatagaaaataataactGTTCAAAAAAACTGAACTAAACTATAAAACTATTAAGATTC comes from Euwallacea similis isolate ESF13 chromosome 9, ESF131.1, whole genome shotgun sequence and encodes:
- the LOC136410987 gene encoding geranyl diphosphate synthase-like, producing the protein MSFSKVKNLILPKHFIKTNLIKSLQSSSNAPNNYLYVTPKRNFAIPLALSKPFTHNNQMEKVVGECNEVFPEFMGGVRELSVYAEVPEVLDRLSAAIDYTVPHGKLIRTIRIMTDYKRITDPEDQTPEKIHKIKMLCWFTELIHSAVLILDDIMDKSNIRRGKLAYHKSPGVGEEAVNDVYLMELYSFHVLNKYFHNHPSYETLLRVGLRNMFFSGLGQGYDSTFSSCNKTYNFKHFNAERYFTLAKYKTTFGSLTLPYELTLTAANLYSKQKYQAVQHIMVQLGLFFQVLNDFKDLFRNQGEVISRTDQPAIATDISKGQVTWFAIKVLELGNDRQKRTFMKNYGRNDPESIEAVYRIYEEMHLDEMLMDYEESSFLWLQNEIRKIDNGLPHEIFHDYVETLYKKRPQ